One genomic region from Nymphaea colorata isolate Beijing-Zhang1983 chromosome 10, ASM883128v2, whole genome shotgun sequence encodes:
- the LOC116262827 gene encoding calmodulin-like protein 30: MTTTGDQMGRLSPRSLFSRRGSSKQVPDSKSPNQNRMISTSSSCTRLFQPNKEEMKRVFAKFDGNRDGKLSAEELERVLKALGRNNSQAEVMEMLQVADTDCDGFIDFKEFMDVVGMDGGVKESEIESAFHVFDLDGNGRISGEELHQVLKRLGERCSLEECKRMVKGVDKNGDGQVDIQEFMMMMTKNMKMVH, from the coding sequence ATGACAACCACAGGAGATCAAATGGGAAGACTAAGCCCAAGATCTCTTTTCTCTCGTCGTGGGAGCTCCAAGCAAGTTCCAGATTCCAAGTCACCGAACCAAAACAGGATGATCAGTACTTCTTCTTCCTGCACCAGGCTTTTTCAGCCTaacaaagaagaaatgaagcGGGTCTTTGCAAAATTCGATGGCAACAGAGACGGCAAACTATCTGCAGAAGAGCTCGAGCGTGTCCTCAAAGCTCTCGGCAGAAACAACAGCCAAGCAGAGGTGATGGAGATGCTGCAGGTTGCAGACACAGACTGTGATGGCTTCATTGATTTCAAAGAGTTCATGGATGTCGTTGGCATGGATGGTGGGGTGAAGGAGAGCGAGATAGAAAGTGCATTCCATGTGTTTGATTTGGATGGGAATGGGAGAATCAGTGGGGAGGAGTTGCACCAGGTTCTCAAGAGGCTTGGGGAGAGGTGCAGCTTGGAGGAATGCAAGAGGATGGTGAAGGGAGTAGACAAGAACGGGGATGGTCAGGTTGACATTCAAGAgttcatgatgatgatgaccaAAAacatgaagatggttcattaa